The Halopiger aswanensis nucleotide sequence CTACGAGCAGGTGTACCTCCGCGAGGACTTAGAACGGGACGCGGACCTCTCGACGTTTATCGGCCACGAGTGGCGGGGGTTCAAGACCGCGCAGACGGCCTACGAGGGGTCGGAACTCGGCGATTATAACTACACGATCCGGGTGTTCGATAACGGCTTTTTGGTTCGGGTGACCAGCGACAGGAACGGCGTGTTCGTCACGACGGACGGGCTCACGATGAAGGACTTCGAAGAAGTCGCGACGGCGGTCAACACCTTCCTCGACGACCGCGACGGCTGAAGTGACCAGTGTCGGCTTGCGGGCACCCGTGACGGCGGAACGCGGTCGGCAGTAGACCGAGCCAGCTCAGGTCGGCTCTTCGGTGTCGCTCGAGGGGATCGATACCGACTCCGAATCGGTCTCGGCGTCGGCGCCGGTCTGGGACCGGTCGTCGCGAGCGCGGTCGCGTTCAGGCCGCTCCTCGGCACCGCGATCCGCGTCGCCGATCGGCAGGCCGGAACCGACTTCGCCGTCGACCCCGAGGAGACGAGCGAACCGGCGTCGTTCCGCGGCGTGTCTATCGAGAGTCATGCCGACTGAAAACGTCGATATCCGTTGTAGTAATGGACCCCATTTCCGGGGGTAATCGACGGCTTCCGCGTGAAACGATCGAAAACGATCAGCCGAATTTCGAGAGCCACGCCTCGAGACCCGATTTCGCGGCTGCATCGTGTCCACAACGTAACGCCCTTTTCCGCGACGCCCGTTGAGGACGATAATGACCGACCTGCCAGATCCCGTCGCCCGCGAACTCGAGTCCCACGACGCCTTCGAACAGGATGCGGACGCGGCGGACGCCTACCGCCTCACGACGACGGTCTTCGACGCAACCGTCACCGCCGACTCCGCCGAGGGCAAACGCGACGGCGAGTTCACCGTTACAGTCACCCTTCCCACGCTGGACGCCGCCGTCGCCGACGAGAGCGTCGCGGACGTCGTCGAAGACGGCTGGTTCGAAACGCTCGAGCGCCGCCTTCAGGACGTGTTCGGCGTCGCCCACACGAGCACGCACGACGAGCCTGTGGTCGAGCGCGAGTCCGACGACGTTATCATCACGCTCGAGTACCTCGCCTGGGACGCCGGCGAGGGCGTCGAGGACGCCAAGGCGCTCATCGAGTTCGTCGAAGGCACCTTCGCGCAGGGGATCATCCCCGGCTACGAGTACCGCGGCCCGGCGGCGACGCTGCTCGAGAACGCGCAGGACCGCGGCCAGCAGGCGGCGGAAGGAGGGGCAGACGGCGGACCAGGCGGCAGCGGCGGCGGCATGCCGATGTAACGTAAACGAAGCGATTAGGAACCGAATTCCTTGGCCGAGAGTACGACGCGAGCACTGCGAGTGTCGTACGA carries:
- a CDS encoding DUF7522 family protein, producing MATGLLTPAAADRIVTTCRTAIGDSLRSVTYFTRDDYEQVYLREDLERDADLSTFIGHEWRGFKTAQTAYEGSELGDYNYTIRVFDNGFLVRVTSDRNGVFVTTDGLTMKDFEEVATAVNTFLDDRDG
- a CDS encoding DUF5813 family protein, translated to MTDLPDPVARELESHDAFEQDADAADAYRLTTTVFDATVTADSAEGKRDGEFTVTVTLPTLDAAVADESVADVVEDGWFETLERRLQDVFGVAHTSTHDEPVVERESDDVIITLEYLAWDAGEGVEDAKALIEFVEGTFAQGIIPGYEYRGPAATLLENAQDRGQQAAEGGADGGPGGSGGGMPM